A genomic region of Oceaniferula marina contains the following coding sequences:
- a CDS encoding sulfatase family protein: MSSTKKHIACLGLLLIGVNTAFTSDSRPNILWLFSDDHAFQAIGAYGGRLQSSNLTPNLDSIAREGMRFDKCYVGNSICAPSRATLLTGKHSHLNGKIDNLGPFNHDQQQFQKILRQNGYQTAMIGKIHLHGKMQGFDYWEVLPGQGRYENPIFISESGKKTYEGHSTDVITDRALQWLKTGRDETKPFMAMVHYKAPHRNWIPAERFRKKFETMSFPEPDTLFDDYKGRGTAARKQDLSIAKTMTMGHDFKVDRWAYRKKELLESGLIGKELVRAKYQAYMRDYLACIAGVDENVGRLLDYLKESGLDKNTVVMYSADQGFYLGEHGWFDKRFMYEESFRTPLLAKWPDVIQPGSVNTDLVQNIDFAETFLDLAGIGAPADMQGESIVPLLKGNTPADWRDSLYYHYYEYPGCHSVRRHEGVATQRYKLIRFYGQDVPNAEEWELYDLERDPREMKNEYNNPEYKAVMQTMKKKLTALIKEYKVPQ; this comes from the coding sequence ATGAGCTCAACTAAAAAGCATATTGCATGCTTGGGCCTGCTTTTGATTGGGGTGAACACGGCTTTTACCAGCGATAGTCGCCCGAATATTCTGTGGCTCTTTTCCGACGACCACGCATTTCAGGCGATCGGGGCCTACGGCGGACGACTTCAGTCGTCCAACCTGACGCCTAACCTCGATTCCATCGCCCGCGAAGGGATGCGCTTCGACAAGTGCTACGTGGGCAACTCCATCTGCGCCCCTAGTCGCGCCACGCTGCTGACGGGCAAGCACAGCCACTTGAACGGAAAAATTGATAACCTCGGTCCGTTCAACCATGATCAGCAGCAATTCCAGAAAATTCTCCGTCAGAACGGATATCAGACGGCGATGATCGGTAAAATCCACCTGCACGGCAAGATGCAGGGGTTTGATTACTGGGAAGTGCTACCGGGTCAGGGACGCTATGAGAATCCGATATTCATCTCTGAATCGGGCAAAAAAACATACGAAGGCCACTCGACCGATGTGATCACCGATCGGGCGCTCCAATGGCTTAAAACCGGCCGTGATGAAACGAAGCCGTTCATGGCGATGGTTCACTACAAAGCGCCGCATCGCAACTGGATCCCTGCCGAACGGTTCCGTAAGAAATTTGAGACCATGAGTTTCCCTGAGCCGGACACTCTTTTTGATGACTACAAAGGCCGTGGTACCGCAGCGCGCAAACAGGATCTGTCTATTGCGAAAACTATGACGATGGGTCATGACTTTAAGGTAGACCGTTGGGCGTATCGAAAAAAGGAACTGCTTGAATCCGGACTGATCGGCAAAGAGCTGGTACGTGCCAAATACCAAGCCTACATGCGCGATTATCTCGCCTGTATTGCAGGGGTTGATGAAAATGTAGGACGGTTATTAGATTACCTGAAGGAGAGCGGACTGGATAAAAACACCGTCGTCATGTACTCGGCGGACCAGGGCTTCTATCTGGGCGAACACGGCTGGTTCGATAAACGCTTTATGTACGAGGAATCGTTCCGCACCCCGCTGCTGGCCAAATGGCCGGACGTCATTCAGCCCGGATCCGTCAACACCGATCTGGTTCAGAATATCGACTTTGCCGAGACCTTCCTTGACCTCGCCGGCATCGGGGCGCCCGCCGATATGCAGGGCGAGAGCATCGTCCCCCTGCTCAAAGGCAATACTCCTGCCGACTGGCGTGACAGCCTCTATTACCACTATTACGAATATCCCGGCTGCCATAGCGTCCGCCGTCACGAGGGCGTAGCGACCCAACGTTATAAACTAATCCGCTTCTACGGGCAGGATGTACCGAACGCCGAGGAGTGGGAGCTGTACGATTTGGAGCGCGACCCGCGCGAA